The Patescibacteria group bacterium nucleotide sequence AAAATGCAATCAGAGTTTGGCAGCAATCCAAAGAATATTATTGTAGGCATTGGACCAGGCATACGGCCGCGTCATTATTCTATCAAGCTGGAAATAGAAAAAGAATTTCCCGACTATGCAAAAGAAAATAGGCAGGGAATTACATTTGTGGACCTTCCAAAAATTATCACTCAACAGCTGCTAGATGAGGGTATTGATAAAAACAACATAAACGATTGTGGCGAGTGCACCTACTGCATGAGCGAAAAGTACTTTTCACATCGACGGGACCAAGTGGATCCATTGGAAACTATGCTGGCTTACATAACTATGGTGTAAATCAGGTTGACAAATGTCAAAAAATCTGATATCATTATAGATAGGAACAACAAAAACAAAAACAAAAGAGGGGCTAAGAGTCAATCTAGCCTCAAACGGCTTACAAAAAGCCGACTGGGACAGGGCGCTTAGCCCCCATCGTTCCCTCTCTGTTGTTCCAAAAAGAAAAGTGCCGGGGGTTTAGTAAAATACAAAAACAAAAACAAAAATGAAGAAGCCATGTTTTGCGTTATTAAGTCTGGGCAGCGTAATTATGTGCGCCGCTTTTTTGTTACCAAAGATGTCGCTAGCGGCCGGTGTGCGCGAGCCGATGGTGAAAGTAAGCGATCCAAAAACTCTTCAGGCAACCGGTGAGTTTTTAGCTTTTGATAAATCATTTCAGGGCGGCGGTACGGTGGCGGTTGATGACGTCAATGGCGATGGCCGACCGGAGATTGTCGTCGGTGCTGGGCCGGGTGGATCACCCAGGGTAAATATTTTTCTAACTGACGGGACATTAATAAAAAGTTTCTTGGCTTACGGTGCCAGCTACACCGGCGGGGTTGAGGTGGCGGCCGGTGATTTGAACGGCGATGGAACAGCGGAAATAATTGCTGGTACGGGTGCGGGTGGCGGCCCCCAGGTAAAGATATTCAATGCCAGCGGACAGGATATGTTTACGCCGGGATTTTTTGCTTTTGATAAAAATTACCATGGCGGCATCCATGTCGCAGCTTGTGACTTTGACGGCAACGGTACATCGGAAATCGTCGTCGGCAGCGGCAACGATAGCGATCCGCACGTACGCGTATTTGATCGCTTTGGTACAGCGCAGGCGCTGGACTTCCGGCCGTTCTCAAACCAGGATCGCGGCGGAGTATCAGTATCGTGTCTGAATGCTGATGGAGGCCGAACAGAAGAATTGATCACAGCTATCCACTTTTATGGAGTAGCGCACGTGAAAGTATATCGTGGTAATAGCGAACGAACAATCATCGGTGACTTTATAGCCTTCCCAGAATCTTATCGCGGCGGCATAAATGTAGCCGGCGGAGATTTAGACGGAGATGGTTTGGACGAGGTAATAGTATCGGCCAGCCAAAATGGCGGTCCGCAAGTTCTCGCATTTGAAGCCTATGGCAAACCGCTGGGTGTGAATTACTTTGCTTATGAATACACATTTAGGGGCGGAGTGAATGTTGCGGCAGGAGACACCCTGGGATTAGACGGCCCGGATTCGATTATTACTATGCCCGGCAGCCAAGTTGCCGAGGGGCGCACCGACTATCGCAAATATATTGAAATTGATTTGTCAGATCAGAGACTAAAATATTTTGAAAACGGCATCAAGGTAGGCGAGCATCAGATCTCCAGCGGGAAACCCGGTATGGACACGCCCACCGGCACGTTTAAGATTTTTAACAAGCAGACAGTAGCCTACTCAAACAAGTACAAACTATATATGCCCAGCTGGATGCAATTTACGGCGCAGGGTCACGGGTTGCACGGATTGCCGTATTGGAAAATGAAAAATGGCGGACTATACTATGAGGGGGCGAATCATTTAGGAAGAAAAGTATCGCATGGATGCGTGCGGTCATCGATCGCCGATGCGGCCAAGCTGTGGAACTGGGCCGAGAATGGTACAACCGTAATAGTTCATCAGTAGTCGCAGATAAAATATAGCGCTCTTTCGGAGCCGGTAGCAGCCACCGGCTTTTTAGTTTACTCGGCTGATAATAAAACCGACAAAAAAACAAACGCTCGGCTACTTGCCAAAAATGCTAGAAAATGGTAAAAATGAAACAGAGATATTTAATTACCAAATATGAATCAACCTAGCGCAAAAACAAGTCTAAACACCCGCTCTATCTGGGGGATATTCATTGTAATCATCGGCCTATTGTTTCTTCTGCAAGAACTGGGTTTGAACATACAAGCCGGGAAATTTTGGCCGGTTGTACTGCTGATACCGGGGTTGGCTTTTTGGACAATGTTTTTCTCGCGGCGCCAGCATAAGGGCATGGAGGGGGTATTGATACCCGGAACCATATTGACGGTACTGGGTGCGTATTTTATGTTTGAGTCTTTGACTGACTATACCACCAGCGGGGAAACATCATTTATCTACACGCTGGCCGTAAGTTTGGCTTTTTTTGCCGCCTATCATTTTGGCGACCGATCGCGTGGATACTTAATACCAGCTTGGATACTGTTGGGTGTAAGCGTGTTAATTCTCATGTCGGTCGCGGCCAGGCGGGAGGTTTGGCCGGTGATATTGATTTTAGTCGGTCTCTGGCTGATTGTCCGGCCTAATCGCGGATCGAAGCATAACGAAAGTCAATCGACGTCCGAACAGCCGGCAAATCATGATCAAGCAGCCGATCATCAAACGTAATATTATTAATTACCATACATATGAAACTTCACGCCCTATCCAACAAAAATAGAGTAGCCCTGGCAATAAATGTCATCACATTGTTGTTGGTCAACGCTGGCGGAGTTGGTTTATTCTTGACGCCAACAATGGCACAAGCAGGTGTTTCGAAAATATGGTTAACTGCAAATGGATGCGGTCCAAAAAGTGACAAGGTAGATTATGCTGATGTTGCGAATCGGATTTTTGTGAATGGCGAGTCATTCTCAGCGGGTGATATGAATTGGAGTGTTGCCGGACAAATCGAATCGGGCGATGCTAATATCGTGGTAAAAAACGGTGTCTATACGGTTGATGCTACCGGCACATTTTGCTTTAGAGTTTATAAGGTGAACACCGATGATTGGGGAAAATATAACGTGACGTTTGGAAGCGAAACGGAGGCGTATCAAGTTAATCCCTATGTTACCGGGTATGTATATATTGATCCGAATGCCGACAATAATTATATCGGCGGTATTAGCTGGGAAGTAAAAGCTACAAAGGGCAGCGATACAATAACAACTAATGCGGACAGCAATGGCGCATATGTAATTAGCTTGCCACACAGTGATGGTAATTGGGCCGTTAGTGAAACGTTGCGACCTGGTTGGACACAAATATTACCGCAGGCTCCGGATTCATATAGCATCTCTGTCGATAGTCATACTAAAGTCATCGCAAACAATGATTTTAAAAATAAGTTTACCGCGGTAGTCAGACAATCTCCCGACATGAACGGAGATGGCGTAGTAGATCTTCTCGACCTGATAATAATCGGAGATTCATATCTTAAACATGCTGGTGACGCAGGCTTCGACTCGCGAGCCGATTTGGATCAAGATGGTTACGTCAGTGAGATAGATAAAGCGTCGTTTGGCATGGCATTTAACGACCCGGCTTGGTGGGCGGCCTACTCGGTAAATAGTAAGACAAAAACCGATTCGAATCCCGATGAAAATATTATTAAACCACTAGAACCAGTCGTGGTAGCGCCATTGCTTACTCAAACGGTCACGAACGATGCAACAACCTTCTTGAAACCTGGCGGATTAGTCAATTATACCGCCACGATAAAAAATACCGGCAATGCTGCAGCGCAGAATGTTAAGGTTATAGCAACATTACCAAGCGGTCTTTTCTTCACAGATTCACTGGGAACGGAGAAAACATTAACTTCCGGTGGAGCGCTGGGGCCGAATGATACCATGACTCTGAAATATCAAGGGACTATAAAAAACGACGCTATTAATGGTATATACAAAGACACGCTAACAGTTACTGCTGATAATCATACTATGCTTAACGGAGGCTCTTCAGTGGAGGTGCGTCTGCCTGAGGTGGTGCTGCCAAATACCACCACCCTAGACGTCGCGCTCCAATCAAATGTGACATTTGTCAATCCAGGCGATGCCATAAAATATACGGTAATAGTGACAAACACCGGCGCTGCACCGGCGGTTGATGTGCGCTTGAGAATGACATTACCGGACGGGCAGACTTTCGTAGAAACCGGCTCGGCTGAACGGGAGTGGGCATTGGGTAATATTGCGGTAGGAAATAAAGTTACCACTACAGTTGACGGGATTGTATCGGAAACAGCTGCCGCCGGTATTGGTAAGGCGTCAGCTGTAGCCACCTCGGTTAGTATTAGTTCCGCTGTAGCAGCATTTATCAATATCGAGGTAAAGGCACCACAAGTATTAGGTGCCGAAACAGGCCCTACGGATACGGTTGAAACATTGGCTGCGACCGGAATTGGCTGGGCGGACTATGTCTTGCTTATGGCCATTGGAATGTTATGGCTGGGTTCGGGGATATACTGGTATCGGCTGCGGCAAAAAATAAATCATGCCACGGGTAAATAAACCCACTAGACAAACGGTCAAAAAAGTTCGGCGCGCCAACGTCCGAAGCCGAGTGGCAGCGGTTCAAAAACGCCAGAATATTTTATCGGTTAGGTTTGGCTACGGATTGATTGCGCTTGCCGCTTTGGCCGGGGTATTGTTGGCTTACCCGTATGTCAAAAGTTGGAGCTGGTCAGCGGGCGAGGTTAGCTCCGTGTCACCCCACGTGGTAAATAACGGATCTGATTCTACTACCAAACAACTCACTGATGAGAACAGGCTGTTAATACCATCAATCGGGGTCGATACGCCGATTATCGAAGGTCCAAACGAGTCGGCACTCAACCAGGGTGCTTGGCGCATACCCAAAACCTCCACGCCGGATCAGGGCGGTAATACAGTAATTAGCGGCCATCGGTTCAAATATTTGCCGCCCAACAACACCACATTTTATTTGCTGGATAAATTGCAGCCAGGTGATGCGATCCAGGTGCAATGGGCAGCCAAGCTGTATAATTATCAGGTAACCGGATCACGCGAAGTGAAACCCGAACAAGTTGAAATCTTAGACAATACCAACGATGACCGGTTAACGCTCTTTACCTGTACGCCGATATTATCAACGGCGCGTCGGCTGGTGGTAACTGCCAAGCTGGTGAACATTGCAAATGGCGCGTGAAGTCGTTGACAAAATAGCAATTTTGAGATATGATTCGGCATTGGACAGCCAAGTTCAAAAAATATGAATGAGCCATCATACGCAAATCTACAGAGCATTGGTAGCCGAAGTACGGAGTATTTTAAGCATTATTTTATTCCGCACGATGGCAATTTCCACCGACCTAAAATTCTAAGATACCGGTGGTTGCGTGGTTTCACCGTCGCCTTGTTGCTGGTAAAAGTATCAGTTACCGGTTTTCTCTTTTTATCGTATCCCAGCCAGGCTCAGTTTGCATCGATTACGGCCGAACAAATTGCCAGTTTGACTAATTCGGAAAGGGAAAAAGCCGGCCTACCTGCGTTGAATACCAACGGCTTATTGCAAAAAGCAGCACTCAATAAGGCTAATGATATGGTGGCCAAAGGTTATTTTGACCATACCAGCCCGGACGGGCGGCGACCATGGGACTGGGTGGCTGGAACCGGATATCGTTATATTTATGCGGGTGAAAATTTGGCGAAAGATTTTACCAGCGCCCAAAGTACCGTCAAGGCGCTGATGAACAGCCAGTCGCATAGAAAGAATATTTTGAATGAAAAATATTCCGATATCGGGATTGCGGTAGTTGACGCAACATTTGAAGGGCGAACCACCACTTTGATGGTGCAACTGTTTGGATCCACCAGTAACGCCAACCTAGTCAAATCAAACACTGTCAAACCGACTGTTGTGACTCCAGTAGAAAATCCACCTGCTCAAGTGCCAGCGATCACTCCGCCGGTTCCAACCTACACCGCCCAGGTGGTGGAGCAAAGCCAGGATATTGTTCAGCTAGCCAGTGGAACTGAAACCTCGATTTGGGCCGAGTTCAAAAATACCGGTACAGCAGTCTGGCAAAATAGCGGCGATCATTTTATTGCGCTTAATGTCACCGATCCGGCTGGCCGGCACAGCCCATTCCAGCACTATCGCTGGCCGGAGTATTATCGTGCCGGCATATTACCAGTATCCGAAGTTAAACCCGGTGAAAAGGTAAAAATCGAGTGGCCGATTATGGCGCCGAATACACCCGGTTCGTATCAAGAAAATTTTGCGTTAGTGGCAGAAAATTTGACCTGGATTGATGGCGGCTCGTTTAATGTTCCAATAATTGTTTCGGCACCACTGCCCGTATCGGGACAGGTAAATGGTCAATCAACATCATTAGTTGAAAATACCATATCCACCGCCAGTATCATTCCCGCACAGTCTTACAGCCAACCAAATATCGGCTTAACGGCAATATTGGTACGCTATGCGGATTATTTCTACTTGGTCATATTCGCCTTACTGTCCGTTGCGTTGATGCTAACCGTATTTATCAAGATAAGAATTCAACACGCCCCCACATTGGTTCGCACCATGCTGGTAATTGTATTAGCCGGGCTGCTTTACCTGACGCATTTCCATTTCCTGGACGTACTTGGCAATAACGTGAAATTGTTCTAAAATACCATCCGGAAACAAACGGCAGGGAGTGGCATAATCTATGCTTCACCCCTCGTTGTTATTGCGCTGGCTGGCAATCGGTTATTTTCTGGGAGTGGGCGCCTGGTCATATTGGCGTCCACCAGCTTTGATTTGTCTCGCAGTGGCTGTAATGTCTATTGTGATAGCGTATAGCACGCACAAGTTAGCCTGGTCGGGAATCGTAATGGTGACGCTGGCGTGTATTATCGGTGCGGTGCATATTACCGGCACATTGTCACAACGAACAGCTGGGCGGGTGGCGGGTTGTTGTGATAAACCGCTTCAAATATATGGCACAGTGGATGCCGAGCCGATAATAGGCATCGATCACCAAACGCTCACTATCGCGCCCAAATCAATTGGTAATGTTAGCCGCTCGGCTAGGATGTTGGTTCGTTTGCCGCTGGGGCAAGCGATTAAATATGGCGATATCGTCACATTAAAATGCTCACCCAGTCTGCCGAAGCCGACCGATGATTTTGCTTATGATAAATATCTTATGCTATCGAACATCCGCGCCACCTGCCAGACCGCTTACGTAGAAGTTGAGGGGAGCCAACGCAGCCATGTTGTTATGCGGTTGTTATTCCAAGCCAAGCATTGGACCACCGAAAGACTTCAGCTGGCCTTACCAGAACCGCAAGCATCGCTTATGGCTGGATTATTGATCGGTTCACGTAGCGGTTTGCCCGAATCAGTATCAAACGATTTTCGAGCCAGCGGCGTGTCACACATTATTGCCATATCGGGTTACAATATTACAATCATAGCCTCCATGATTTTCACCGTCACATGCCGTTACCTGGGGCGTAATCGAAGTTTTTGGTTGGTAGTCGCCGTATTGTTTGTATTTACTATTATGACCGGGGCGCAGGCATCGGTTGTCCGTGCCGCTATTATGGGTATAATGGCCTTGTTGGCAAAAAAAATCGGACGGGTCGGTGCAATTACCAACATCTGGCTAGTGGCCGGACTATTGATGATCGCAGCCAATCCAATGGTGCTAGTTTATGATGCCGGATTTCAATTGTCATTTCTGGCTACCGCTGGGTTGATTTGGATATCGCCGGTAATTGAAAAATACCTAAAATGGGTACCGCAATTAGTCGGTATACGAGAATCTCTGGCTTCAACTTTATCTGCCACAGCCCTTACCCTGCCGATCATGATCGGAAATTTTCGTCAGGTGTCATTAATATCGCCGGTAGTAAATATGTTAATACTGCCGGTGATACCCGCGATAATGGCTGTTGGTGCGATTATTATCGTCACGGCCGCAGTCAGCGCGACGCTAAGTCAAATCATCGGCTGGTTTGGGTGGCTGGGATTGTCATACATATTAAGCATTACGCATTGGTTCGGTAATTTACCCCACGCGGCTATTAAAATCGAACAAGATACAACATTAAAACTACTGGGCGGATATAGTGTGGCAATATTGATAGTTTTACTTAGGAAATTATCAGCTTATCGAAAGAAAAATGCGACATAGAATTATAAAACTCATCATTAGAGCCGGTCTGTTGTCGGTGGCGTTGCTGGTTATTGTTGTTTTGCGGCACAATCAGGGATACCGGGTGATATTTTGCGATGTGGGACAAGGCGATGCCATATTGATTACGGCGCCAAATAACATCCAGATACTAATTGATGGCGGACCCGATCAGCGAATTCTAGAGAAACTTGGCAAGTATATGCCCTTTAACGATCGTACCATCGAAACTGTCGTGGTAACGCATCCGCACGCGGACCATTTAGCTGGTTTGTTGGAAGTCGCCCAGCGTTATAAAATCGACCGAGTAATCGAAACTGACATGCCCGCAAATGATTCACTGGCTGAAACTTGGGACGGCATACTAAGCCGACGAGGCATCTCGACAATTCGGGGGAAAACCGGTCAAAAATGGCGGTATGACGATAATCTAACCATAAGTATTATTTACGCAACGGAGCGCACGGCGGCATCGGTACGGGACTTGAATGAACTCTCTATTGTTAGCGAGGTGAATATTCTAGGTAGAAAGTATTTAATGACCGGTGATATGACGCAGGCCATGGAAGAGACAATTATGATGAACGAACCAACGCTCCGAGTTGATGTGCTGAAGGTAGCGCATCACGGCAGTCATTTCGCAAGCCAGGAGTTATGGTTAAAAACAATTAACTCAACCTTAGCGGTTATCTCGGTGGGTCAACCCAATCGATATGGCCATCCCGCACCTGAGATACTGTCACGCCTGCAGCAACAGGGAATAATATATTGGCGGACAGATCAAACGGGTGACATTCAAATGATCTATAAAAACGGCCAATGGGTGACGCAAACCGAAAAAAGTGTTATGCTATAATCAAATTAATGGAAAATAAATGAAAAAAACTATAGCTCTAATGTTGGTGGTTTTTGGGTTGGGTTGGTGTGGGCATAAAGCTCAGGCTGCCTACGGCGACGTTTCAACTTATTTGGGAAAACCATATGATGGCGATGGTGGGCAAGCCATCAGTGCATATTTTGATTTTCCGGAAGACGTGGTAGTTGACGCTAATAACAATCTTATTGTGGCCGATACCGCCAACCACGTGATTAGGAAAATAGATACCAAGGGCATTGTCACTACTTTAGCCGGTACCGGTTCCTATGGCGATGCTAACGGAGCGGCGACGGCGGCTGAATTTGCATCGCCGCGCGGTGTTGTCACCGACACCAACGGGAATGTTTATGTGGCGGATAGCGAGAATAATCAAATACGTAAAATCGATCGATATGGAGCTGTCTCGGCCTTAGCCAGCGGTTTGAGTAACCCGCAGGGCGTGGATGTGTATGGAGGGTATGTGTATATTGCGGATACCGGCAGTAACTCCATTAAACGATTGCCAGCCGCTGGCGGTGCGGTTCAGACTGTAGCCAGCAATCTAAGCGCACCCAAAAAGATTTCTATTGATAGCAGTGGAACCTATATTTACGTAGCCGATAGCGGCAGCCATAAGGTAAAACGGGTAAACCTATCGACGGGCGATGTGGTTGATATCGCCGGTTCGGGCAATGCGGGCTATGTCGAAGGTACCGGCGCGGCGGCATCTTTTAACAATATCTGGGGGGTAGAGTACTACAACAACAAGCTGTATGTCACCGATGGCGACGGTTACACAGATTTCTTGAGAGTTATCGACCTGTCAAATTCCACTACTAGTCTGCTGGCACAGGATGCGGTGATGGCGACACTGAACTTTCCCAGCGGCTTAGTGGTATCAAATAACTATATTTATGTTGCCAATTCGGGTATTGGTACGATCAGACGCTTTAGTCTGGCCGATCCGTCCAATGTCAACGAAGACATCGCTGGTGCCAATCGATTCAACAATCGTGATGGCGCCGCCGCCCAAGTATTGCTGGGCCGTCCCTGGGACATGGTGCTGAGTCCGGATCGGCAATGGTTATATGTGGCCGAAAACAATAAAATCCGCCGGATTAACTACGCTACCGGGGACGCTATTCATCTGATTGGCAGCGTAGTGGATAATTATCGTGAAGGTGATGTCACGAGCGCGCGGTTTAGCAATATTACTTCGCTAGCGATAAATTCCGACGGCAGTACGCTATATCTGACCGATCGGTGGAATAATCGTATCCGAAAAGTAGAACTCGCCACATCGATAAGTTCGCTGGTAGCGGGCGGCGGCTTGATTAACAGTACCGGTGAGCAGAATAACGGTTATGCTGAAGGTGTGGGCGATACAGCCAGATTCGACAAACCGGCCGGAATTGCCATCTCGCCCGATAACAAATATCTCTATATTTCTGACTCGGGGAATAATCGCATTCGCCGGATTACCATTGCTAGTGGCGAAACAGTACTAATTGCCGGAGGAAGCGCCGGGTTTACGGATGGTGCTGGCGGGGAAGCTAAGTTTAATAAACCCTACGGTTTGTCGTTGGATAAATACGGCGAAAATCTATACGTCGCCGACACTAACAATCATGCGATTAGAAAGATATCGTTAGCCAGTAACATGGTTAGCACATTGGTGGGGACGGGTTCGGCAGGCTATAACGATGCGATTGGACGCCGGGCGGTATTTTCATATCCGGAATATTTGAGAGTGGATACGGCGGGAAATATTTATGTCACGGAAGCGGGATCGCACCGTGTCAGATTGATCGAAAAAGACACCCTGATCACGAAGTTAGTAGCCGGTTCCGGAGAGCGAGGCTATCACAACGGAGCAAGAGCCGTCGCGGAATTTAACAATCCGAAGGGTATGTTGATTGATGGTCGGTCAAATATTGTGATGGTGGCCGACTCCAATGATGATGTTATTCGCCAAGTAAATATTCAAGGTACCGCTCCATTTACCGAGGCCGGGCCGGAGATAACAAACGTTAGCCCCAATACCATCGCTTTATCATGGGACAAGGGGACGGGATTGCGGGTGAATATCTTTGGTAAAAACTTCCGTCATGGTGCAGCGGTAAAATTTGGACAAATTGATGCCACGAAAACCTACGTTGTTAAAAGCACGGAATTAGTTATTGAGCTGCCGGTAAAACAATTATCAACCGGTTGGTATGACGTTTCAGTAACTAACACAGATGGTCAATCGGCATCACTTTATCGAGGTCTGGGTGTAAAAACCTCAACGGGCGCATCGGTTCCAAACATTGATCATCCATTAGACGAAAAAGGTTCCTTCTATGCATATTCCAGCAAAGTACGGGGTGGTTATTTTGCCGCCTCTGGTAATGTGATGGGTACGTCTGCCGCTGAGATAGTGGTCGGGACAGACCGCGGTCTCGGCCCCCAAGTCCGGGTCTTCAGTGGCACCGGCATGGTTCTGAGCCAGTTCTTCGCCTACGCCCAAACATTGCGTTCTGGTGTCCGGGTAGCCACCTGTGACACCAATAATGATGGTTATGATGAAATAATCACAGTCCCAGGCAAAGGCGGCCGGCCTCAAGTCAGAATATTCAATGGCAAAGGCACCCCCATAGGCAAAGGGTTCTTTGCCCTGGATGGCAAGTTCACCGGCGGAGCCAACATTGCCTGCGGTGATGTCAACGGCGACAGCCGTCCTGAAATCATCGTAGCGGCCGGCCCCGGCGGCGGCCCCCATGTCACCATCCATAAATCTGACGGCACCATGCTGACCAATTTCATGGCCTACGCCAAGAACTTCAAAGGCGGCATAGTCCTGGCGGCCATCGACATCGACGGCAACGGCTCCAAAGAGATCATCACCGCTCCCGAGAAAGGCGCTCCTCATCTCCAGATGTTTACCGGCAAAGGCAAGCGCATGAATCCCGGTATCTACGCCTTCAGCCGCACCTTCGGCGGCGGCCTCTCAATTGCCGGCGGTGATGTCGATGGCGACGGCATTGAAGAAATACTCACTACCCCCGGCCCCCAATCCCAGGCCCTCCTCAAGATCTTCAAAAACAGCGGCCAAACCCTATCCAAGAGCTTCTACCTCTATCCCAAAACCTTCACCGGTGCGGCCCACATTACATCCGGCGACGTTAACGATGACGGACTAGACGAGATTATTGCCGTCCCGTACTCCAACTCCTCCCCGATGGTCAAAATCTACAACCAGAATGGGGCGCTGACGGAGTAAGAAATAAGCAAACATTATTGAGCCAAAAAGCTTTCTTTTGGGTACACGAAAAAACCGCATACAAGTATCCGGTGTTTCCGAGTGGCGGACCCAAGGGGATTTGAACCCCTGATCTTCTCCGTGACAGGGAGACGTGTTAGACCGGGCTACACCATGGGTCCACGTATCGTGGCTCTGTTGGAATATTGAGAACAAAAAGCATTATAGCACAGCAATCAGATTAAGCAAGCCCATTGCCAAAAAGAGACCAGCCGAGTATACTTGCCGGGTATAAAAATAAATCAAACTGTTTTATGAATCATTTCTTGAGGTATTGGCTGCCAGTAATGTTATGGGCAAGTTTGATATACTATTTTTCGTCACTGCCAAATCTACACACGGAATTTGGAGGGTCGTGGGATCTAATACTTCGCAAAGGAGCACATGCGTCTGAATATGCAATTCTAGCCTGGCTGTTGTGCCGCGCAGCAGTACCACGGCCGGTAAACTATCGGATTCGATACTTGGTTATTTTTCTAATAGCGGCTGGTTACGCGGTGACAGACGAGTGGCACCAATCTTTTGTTTTTGGTCGTACAGCGACACGCTATGATGTAATGATAGACACAGTCGGCGCATTGGCCGGTATATTATTGCATGGGTGGTTTTTCCTAAAATCCAGAATTTTGAATAAATAAGTTTTACCTATGCCCAGACTTCTTAGTATCAACCCGTTCAGCGATTTTGCCTAGACGTGAAGTTACCAAGACAGCAATGATTGTTACGGCGACCGCGTATAAGAACAACGATATCAAGCTGCCTTTAGCGCCAAATATCTGTTTGAATAATGACTGAATGGCTTCGTTCCAAGCTAGCGCTGCTACCAGGCCAAAGGCGCTGGTTGCCAGCGTTATCATGGATTTGATTACTTCCTTACTCATACACGTAGGGTTAGTGATAAGCGAGTAGATTATACCACGAATATTATGCTTGCCGTGAGGGCTGATGACGTGGTACATTTATATTGAGATACGTAATATCAAGCCCATGATTATTGGTCTGATAGTTATCGCGATCGGGATTGTCTGGTTATTTTCTGCCAATGGACTGCTGAGTTCCCATACTTGGGATATGATATGGGCATTGGCGGTTATCGGCGTGGGCGTGTGGTTAATAATCCGGAGCCAAAGAGAAAAACCCTGGTGGCGCGTGTTTGATAATCAAAGCCGTGAAGACTGGGAACGTTGGGGGCGCGAATTTGGCAGTCGGGTAGAGAATTGGAGCCGGTCGATTGGCCAGGAAACCGGTGTGCAGTCAAAACGGTTCGGGCAAGAATTGGGGCGGCAGATCGAAGAGGGCGTCAGAAAAATGTTTAATAGCAAAGACGACCACCATAATACGGCAGCGTCGGATGCTAACCCAAACGAAGCTAATCAAGCTCAAAATGGACAATAAACATTGTCGACAATGCGAGCAGGCTTATACCGAAGGTGCTGATGGCTATTGCCAGGAATGCCTTCGAAAAACACAAGCTGATATGCTGAAACAATGGAATAATTTGAATGAACCGGAGGAGTAACTTCATTGATATAAGATATTGGAGAGAATGAAAAAAAACAAAAGCTATTTCGGAGCTATATCAATAATAATCGGTACCG carries:
- a CDS encoding class D sortase, yielding MPRVNKPTRQTVKKVRRANVRSRVAAVQKRQNILSVRFGYGLIALAALAGVLLAYPYVKSWSWSAGEVSSVSPHVVNNGSDSTTKQLTDENRLLIPSIGVDTPIIEGPNESALNQGAWRIPKTSTPDQGGNTVISGHRFKYLPPNNTTFYLLDKLQPGDAIQVQWAAKLYNYQVTGSREVKPEQVEILDNTNDDRLTLFTCTPILSTARRLVVTAKLVNIANGA
- a CDS encoding L,D-transpeptidase family protein; protein product: MKKPCFALLSLGSVIMCAAFLLPKMSLAAGVREPMVKVSDPKTLQATGEFLAFDKSFQGGGTVAVDDVNGDGRPEIVVGAGPGGSPRVNIFLTDGTLIKSFLAYGASYTGGVEVAAGDLNGDGTAEIIAGTGAGGGPQVKIFNASGQDMFTPGFFAFDKNYHGGIHVAACDFDGNGTSEIVVGSGNDSDPHVRVFDRFGTAQALDFRPFSNQDRGGVSVSCLNADGGRTEELITAIHFYGVAHVKVYRGNSERTIIGDFIAFPESYRGGINVAGGDLDGDGLDEVIVSASQNGGPQVLAFEAYGKPLGVNYFAYEYTFRGGVNVAAGDTLGLDGPDSIITMPGSQVAEGRTDYRKYIEIDLSDQRLKYFENGIKVGEHQISSGKPGMDTPTGTFKIFNKQTVAYSNKYKLYMPSWMQFTAQGHGLHGLPYWKMKNGGLYYEGANHLGRKVSHGCVRSSIADAAKLWNWAENGTTVIVHQ
- a CDS encoding CAP domain-containing protein yields the protein MNEPSYANLQSIGSRSTEYFKHYFIPHDGNFHRPKILRYRWLRGFTVALLLVKVSVTGFLFLSYPSQAQFASITAEQIASLTNSEREKAGLPALNTNGLLQKAALNKANDMVAKGYFDHTSPDGRRPWDWVAGTGYRYIYAGENLAKDFTSAQSTVKALMNSQSHRKNILNEKYSDIGIAVVDATFEGRTTTLMVQLFGSTSNANLVKSNTVKPTVVTPVENPPAQVPAITPPVPTYTAQVVEQSQDIVQLASGTETSIWAEFKNTGTAVWQNSGDHFIALNVTDPAGRHSPFQHYRWPEYYRAGILPVSEVKPGEKVKIEWPIMAPNTPGSYQENFALVAENLTWIDGGSFNVPIIVSAPLPVSGQVNGQSTSLVENTISTASIIPAQSYSQPNIGLTAILVRYADYFYLVIFALLSVALMLTVFIKIRIQHAPTLVRTMLVIVLAGLLYLTHFHFLDVLGNNVKLF
- a CDS encoding DUF5668 domain-containing protein, producing the protein MNQPSAKTSLNTRSIWGIFIVIIGLLFLLQELGLNIQAGKFWPVVLLIPGLAFWTMFFSRRQHKGMEGVLIPGTILTVLGAYFMFESLTDYTTSGETSFIYTLAVSLAFFAAYHFGDRSRGYLIPAWILLGVSVLILMSVAARREVWPVILILVGLWLIVRPNRGSKHNESQSTSEQPANHDQAADHQT
- a CDS encoding NEW3 domain-containing protein translates to MKLHALSNKNRVALAINVITLLLVNAGGVGLFLTPTMAQAGVSKIWLTANGCGPKSDKVDYADVANRIFVNGESFSAGDMNWSVAGQIESGDANIVVKNGVYTVDATGTFCFRVYKVNTDDWGKYNVTFGSETEAYQVNPYVTGYVYIDPNADNNYIGGISWEVKATKGSDTITTNADSNGAYVISLPHSDGNWAVSETLRPGWTQILPQAPDSYSISVDSHTKVIANNDFKNKFTAVVRQSPDMNGDGVVDLLDLIIIGDSYLKHAGDAGFDSRADLDQDGYVSEIDKASFGMAFNDPAWWAAYSVNSKTKTDSNPDENIIKPLEPVVVAPLLTQTVTNDATTFLKPGGLVNYTATIKNTGNAAAQNVKVIATLPSGLFFTDSLGTEKTLTSGGALGPNDTMTLKYQGTIKNDAINGIYKDTLTVTADNHTMLNGGSSVEVRLPEVVLPNTTTLDVALQSNVTFVNPGDAIKYTVIVTNTGAAPAVDVRLRMTLPDGQTFVETGSAEREWALGNIAVGNKVTTTVDGIVSETAAAGIGKASAVATSVSISSAVAAFINIEVKAPQVLGAETGPTDTVETLAATGIGWADYVLLMAIGMLWLGSGIYWYRLRQKINHATGK